From the Cryptomeria japonica chromosome 2, Sugi_1.0, whole genome shotgun sequence genome, one window contains:
- the LOC131028210 gene encoding probable LRR receptor-like serine/threonine-protein kinase At3g47570: MEIIALAVHFLLFYLQLCSSAHTTNNGSSTDEQALLAFKNSIILDPYNMLAIWNANTGVCNWTGISCNKLMRVSKINLQGRGLEGTISPFLGNLSNLQELRLLGNQLTGRIPTSLGNCFKLEILDLSLNTLSGVIPELQKLSNLQELRLSENQLSGSISTYLGNSSKLEILDLSFNNFYGVIPELHQLSNLQELRLSDNQLSGSISTYLGNSSKLEILDLSFNNFYGVIPELHQLSNLQELHLRGNWLSGSVPTYLEKCSKLEILDLSLNNLYGAVPELQRLSNLQDLHLSENQLSGPIPTSLENCSKLEILNLALNRLHGVIPELGHTLSNLQELRLAGNQLSGRIPTSLGNFSKLELLDLSLNNITGTVPLQLGKLSSLQRLLLSDNLLTSSRNLPFLRALVNCSSLQTLYLGSNALVGELSPYVGKLSTKLSVLSLEQNFIGGSIPKEIGNLTSLTLINFTANAFTGFIPSALERLRKLERLYMGQNKLQGSIPSKIGALQQLGLLSLSFNRLSGEIPSSIGNLQQLRRLLLDNNQFGGNIPPSLSGCLKLELVDLSHNNLTGNIPRDVAGLPNLQFYFNLSWNLLQGSLPAEIGKMTMVQGIDLSGNQLSGVIPATIASCSNLQYLNLSHNIFEGPITKSIPTLRNLEALDLSNNKLSGTIPDSLQYLEVLRFLNVSFNLLKGEIPKAGPFRKLTASSFRGNPGLCGQWIFSLPKCPSAKPTGGQPTGDPWNFHKLFKYISSVISFLVVYCFYISFLYKYFLGKGNVEQPSIEFPHPRISYKELSTATNGFGKGNLLGVGGVGSVYKGVLDNGTLIAVKALNLEDEAAHKSFNMECQVLGKSRHRNIIKVITSCSNLDFKGLVFEFMSNGSLERHLHCDSGKCNIGGVCKMDLQTRLHIAMDVARGLAYLHHDCSIQVVHCDLKPNNILLDFYMTAHIADFGNAHILSENPMDSFSASTTLKGALGYIAPEYGVGARISTKGDVYSYGILLLEMLTRKSPTHQMFVDGLSLHMWVSTAFPDRISEVVDDSVLLCNGGVTDATCNCLIQLIRVALLCSKDSPKDRPSMAEVVEMLECIEGMFEGSRIDSKYQSDLYQMVSSARWARNLDKVGKGQSTSTFQSTS, from the exons ATGGAAATTATTGCGTTGGCCgtgcattttcttctcttttatCTTCAACTTTGCTCCTCTGCACATACCACTAACAATGGTTCCTCTACCGATGAGCAGGCTCTACTTGCCTTCAAGAATTCCATCATTTTAGATCCATACAATATGTTAGCAATTTGGAATGCCAACACTGGTGTCTGCAATTGGACAGGTATTTCATGCAATAAGTTGATGAGAGTGTCTAAAATTAATCTTCAGGGCAGGGGTTTAGAGGGTACCATTTCTCCTTTCTTGGGAAACCTTAGCAATCTGCAAGAACTGCGTCTGTTGGGGAATCAGCTTACTGGGCGAATACCAACATCTCTAGGAAATTGTTTTAAACTGGAAATTCTTGACCTCAGTCTCAACACTCTCTCAGGCGTTATTCCAGAGCTCCAGAAGCTTAGCAATCTGCAAGAACTGCGTCTCTCAGAGAATCAGCTAAGTGGGTCAATATCAACATATCTAGGAAACAGTTCCAAACTGGAAATTCTTGACCTCAGTTTCAACAATTTCTATGGCGTTATTCCAGAGCTCCACCAGCTTAGCAATCTGCAAGAACTGCGTCTCTCAGATAATCAGCTAAGTGGGTCAATATCAACATATCTAGGAAACAGTTCCAAACTGGAAATTCTTGACCTCAGTTTCAACAATTTCTATGGCGTTATTCCAGAGCTCCACCAGCTTAGCAATCTGCAAGAACTGCATCTGAGGGGGAATTGGCTTAGTGGGTCAGTACCAACATATCTAGAAAAATGTTCCAAACTGGAAATTCTTGACCTCAGTCTCAACAATCTCTATGGCGCAGTTCCAGAGCTCCAGAGGCTAAGCAATCTGCAAGATCTGCATCTCTCAGAGAATCAGCTTAGTGGGCCAATACCAACATCTCTAGAAAATTGTTCCAAACTGGAAATTCTTAACCTGGCTCTCAACCGTCTCCATGGCGTTATTCCAGAGCTAGGTCACACGCTCAGCAATCTGCAAGAACTACGTCTGGCGGGGAATCAGCTTAGTGGGCGaataccaacatctctaggtaATTTTTCCAAACTGGAACTTCTTGACCTCAGTCTCAATAATATCACTGGCACGGTGCCTCTCCAATTGGGTAAGTTAAGCTCTCTCCAACGTCTTTTACTGTCTGATAACTTACTCACCAGCTCTAGGAATTTGCCCTTTCTTAGAGCTCTTGTTAATTGCTCTTCCCTGCAAACATTATATTTGGGTAGTAACGCTCTCGTTGGGGAATTGTCCCCTTACGTTGGCAAGCTGTCTACCAAACTCTCTGTCTTGTCCTTGGAACAAAACTTCATAGGAGGGAGCATACCTAAAGAAATTGGCAATCTCACTAGCTTGACACTTATAAACTTCACCGCTAATGCATTCACAGGCTTCATTCCATCTGCACTAGAAAGGCTTAGGAAGCTAGAGAGGTTGTATATGGGCCAAAACAAATTGCAGGGATCCATTCCCAGCAAGATTGGTGCACTTCAGCAACTAGGGCTACTTTCTCTCTCATTTAACCGTCTTAGTGGAGAAATTCCTTCCAGTATCGGCAATCTTCAACAGCTAAGGCGCCTTTTGCTTGATAACAACCAATTTGGTGGAAATATACCTCCCTCTCTTAGCGGATGTCTCAAACTAGAACTAGTTGACCTATCCCATAATAATCTCACTGGAAACATACCACGAGATGTTGCAGGCCTACCAAATCTACAATTTTACTTCAATCTGTCTTGGAATTTACTACAAGGAAGCCTTCCAGCTGAAATCGGAAAAATGACAATGGTTCAAGGAATAGATTTATCTGGAAATCAATTATCTGGTGTCATTCCAGCTACTATTGCAAGTTGTAGTAATCTACAATATCTCAACCTCTCTCATAACATTTTTGAAGGCCCAATTACAAAATCAATTCCCACGCTTCGAAATCTCGAAGCATTGGATCTTTCCAACAACAAACTGTCTGGTACAATACCAGATTCTCTTCAGTATCTAGAGGTACTGAGGTTTCTGAATGTTTCATTTAATTTGTTGAAAGGAGAAATTCCTAAAGCAGGACCATTTAGAAAGCTCACGGCGTCATCATTCAGAGGAAACCCTGGACTCTGTGGGCAATGGATATTTTCATTACCAAAATGTCCGAGTGCAAAGCCAACTGGAGGCCAGCCGACTGGAGACCCCTGGAACTTCCATAAATTGTTTAAATACATAAGTTCTGTTATCTCCTTTCTAGTCGTATACTGCTTCTATATTTCATTTTTGTACAAATATTTCTTAGGGAAGGGAAATGTGGAACAACCATCAATAGAGTTTCCACATCCTAGAATCTCATATAAGGAGCTCAGTACTGCAACTAATGGATTTGGCAAGGGCAACTTGCTAGGAGTTGGTGGTGTTGGCTCTGTTTATAAAGGAGTTTTGGATAATGGAACATTGATAGCTGTTAAGGCTCTCAATTTGGAGGATGAAGCAGCTCATAAAAGTTTCAACATGGAATGTCAAGTGCTTGGTAAAAGCAGACACCGAAACATAATAAAAGTCATAACTTCTTGCTCTAATCTTGACTTCAAAGGTTTGGTTTTTGAGTTCATGTCTAATGGAAGCCTAGAAAGGCACTTGCATTGTGATTCTGGCAAGTGTAATATTGGGGGTGTCTGTAAAATGGATTTACAGACGCGATTGCATATAGCCATGGACGTTGCCCGTGGCTTGGCATATCTCCATCATGATTGTTCAATTCAAGTTGTTCACTGTGATTTGAAGCCCAACAATATACTTCTGGACTTCTATATGACAGCACATATAGCTGATTTTGGAAACGCCCATATACTATCTGAAAATCCTATGGATTCATTTTCAGCATCAACAACATTGAAAGGTGCTCTAGGCTACATTGCCCCTG AGTATGGAGTTGGTGCAAGGATTTCAACCAAGGGAGATGTTTACAGCTATGGAATTCTGCTATTGGAAATGTTAACAAGAAAGAGTCCAACACACCAGATGTTTGTTGATGGCCTCAGCTTGCACATGTGGGTCAGTACGGCATTCCCTGATAGGATTTCAGAGGTGGTTGATGATAGCGTGCTGTTGTGTAACGGAGGTGTAACAGATGCTACATGCAATTGTCTTATTCAACTGATTCGAGTAGCCTTGTTGTGCTCAAAAGATTCGCCTAAAGACCGACCAAGTATGGCAGAAGTCGTGGAGATGTTAGAATGTATTGAGGGCATGTTTGAAGGGAGTAGAATAGATTCAAAATATCAATCTGATCTCTACCAAATGGTAAGCAGCGCAAGATGGGCAAGAAATCTAGATAAGGTAGGAAAGGGTCAGAGCACTTCCACATTCCAGTCAACATCCTAA